Genomic window (Vigna radiata var. radiata cultivar VC1973A chromosome 1, Vradiata_ver6, whole genome shotgun sequence):
GAGAGGAAAATGGATAAGATAATCTACATCCTCTTCAGTACCTTGGTTTTGATATCCTTTATTGGTTCTGTCTTTTTTGGTATTGAAACCAAAAAGGATATCAGTGGTGGAAGGTATAGAAGATGGTATCTTCGTCCAGACAATGCAACAGTGTTCTATGATCCCAGAAGGGCAACACTTGCTGCTGTTCTTCATTTTTTGACTGCCATTATGTTGTATGGATATCTAATTCCGATATCACTTTACGTGTCCATAGAAATTGTGAAAGTTCTACAGagcattttcatcaaccaagACCAAGAAATGTATCATGAAGAATCAGACAGGCCTGCTCATGCACGCACGTCTAATTTGAATGAAGAACTTGGCCAGGTTGATACAATATTGAGTGACAAAACTGGTACTTTGACATGTAACTCAATGGAGTTTGTCAAATGTTCAATAGGGGGCATTGCATATGGTCGCGGTATGACAGAAGTAGAGAAGGCACTTGCTAGGAGAGGTAAAGGTGGGGAATCTGATGATGTTGATAGTGGATCATCTGATTTCTTGGGCCAGAATAATGAGTCAGTTGATTCTCTTCATCCGGTTAAGGGCTTTAATTTTAGCGATGAGCGCCTAGTGAATGGGCGATGGGTTAATGAACCATATCCAGACTTCATACAGAAATTCTTCCGAGTTTTAGCTATTTGTCACACAGCTATTCCAGATGAAGATAAAGAGTCTGGAGAAATTTCCTATGAAGCCGAGTCACCAGATGAAGCAGCTTTTGTCATTGCAGCAAGGGAGCTCGGTTTTGAGTTTTTTGCAAGGACACAAACAAGCATATCATTGCACGAATTGAACTATAAAAGTGGAAAAAAGGTTGACAGGTTGGCTAGCTCCTTTTACCATGTTTTGTTTTAGTTATACATATCAGCACCATCTTCTGATATGTTTCCCACAATGTTGGTGGCCAAAgattagattatataatttttatttaatagagTAGTTCAGCTTCTGTTGTCAACAAAGTTTTATCAGAATTCtcactaaaacaaaattataataggATTTTCAAAGTTTTGGTTTGCCATTCCGTTTACATCTACTTCATATATCTTTTTAACTGATTTCATTGTATATAAGACCCATAACAGAAAATAAGTTCAATTATGgattttttgtaatttcttgGATGATATAAATTATAGTTATAGGGAAATTTTCTTTTCTGCAAAATCACATGTAAAGGTAAAGATTCTCGTCGGTGGTCTTAAATCTGTTTTTAGGATGAAAGATTGAGGGGAAGAATTAAAGCCTTTCATGTTTGGAAGAATATTGGCTGAAAAAGGATGATAGTAAAGGTCGTAAGATTCAATATCTTGAAAAAGAGAAGCAAAACCACTGTAAACAAAATTTACCAACTATAAGAAAATCATCATTACCACAGGGGTCATATATAACTCGATAGGTTGAGTCGCGAGTTGTTGAAAACTTCCTAGTACTTATGTTCAATTCCTATGAATAAAAGAATCATCTTTAACTCTTAATAAGAGAAAATTCcacttgaaattttataaattatttgaatcatATACTGCCATTGAGTGGTATATATTTCTAGTTTGTATTCTTTGTCTTTGTTTCAGATAAATTCTGTCAATTATAGGTTTGGATCTGTTTGATACATTTGGTCCAGACAGAGAGAGTGATTTAAGAAGCTTTGAGCAAGTCTTtacatatcatattataattttgttacattttcatatttttaaaaatcagtttaaTTTACTGTTCGTTGGTTTAATTTTTGACTAGTAGAGTATACCAGCTTCTGCATGTCTTGGAGTTCAGCAGTTCCCGCAAAAGAATGTCAGTGATAGTGAGGAATGAGGAAAATCAAATATTGCTTCTATGCAAGGGTGCAGACAGGTTTCAATTTTTGTCCCATGTTTTTTGAATAATGGAGTTGTTAGTAGTAAGTTGCGTGTACTGATGTCAAGTTGTGTACTTCCCTGCATGTATTCAGTGTAATGTTTGAAAGGCTCTCACAACATGGAAGACAATTTGAGGTTGAAACGAGGGATCATATCAAAAGGTATGCCGAGGCTGGTTTAAGAACCCTTGTAGTCACATACCGTgaacttgatgaagaagaatataAGTTATGGGATAAGGAGTTTTCAAAGGTCAAAACTTCTGTAACAGAAGACCGAGATGCACTTGTGGATGCCGCTGCTGATAGGATGGAAAGAGATTTGATGCTTCTTGGTGCTACTGCAGTTGAGGATAGACTGCAAAAGGGGGTAAGTACAAACTTTTTAATCTTACTAATTCTAGTTATGCAAGTCTTTGCATTTATGATTTTTAGAATTTGAATAAAGGGTCGAATTCTATCTCACAAAATCAAATTGTAAAGTGAGAGTTGTCTAAGTTTTATTTAAGCTATATTTCTAGTTGATGTGAAATTAAAGTGGACTAGGGATGGCTCGAATGAAGGCaactttctaaaatttatataccCAGTGAGAATAAAATAGAAGTTTCTGACAAAAAATGAATTTCAGCTTCATTTAATAGAGCTTATTTGACATGGAAATACAGGTTCCCGAGTGTATTGAAAAGCTTGCACGGGCAAAAATCAAGTTATGGGTATTGACTGGAGACAAGATGGAAACTGCTGTCAACATAGGGTACATTAGCAAGGCTTGTTCTAGATTCTTTTTATGAGGAGGCtgtgtaaaatttaatttattttccactGTTTTCTTTGTACAGGTACGCTTGCAGTTTACTTAGAAAAGACATGAAACAGATAGTGATCACTCTTGATTCCTCAGATATCCTATACTTGGAAAAACAAGGGGACAAGCAGGCTCTAGCAAAGGTACACGGCCTTAGAATTTATTTGGAATTTAATTTTCTGTCACTATTGTAGATCTTTGATACGAAAATTTCTTAGGCTTCTCTTGAAAGCATTAAGAAGCAAATTGGAGAAGGAATCTCACAAATTAACTCCGCAAAAGAGAGTTCTAATGCAAATAAAGGAAGTTCTTCTGGGTTTGGCTTGATAATCGATGGGAAGTCCTTGGATTATTCTCTTAACAAGAATTTGGAAAGGTCCTTCTTTGAGCTTGCCATTAATTGTGCTTCTGTCATATGTTGCCGATCTTCACCCAAACAGAAGGCTCGTGTGAGTACTATGTGTGTTCAGTTTGAATTTCtgtcatataaataatatacattCCTTGAGTAGTTGTGTATAATCATACATTgggttgttaaaatattataatcatgTCAGCCAAAAAAATATGCAGGTTACAAGGTTGGTAAAATTGGGAACGGGAAAGACAACATTATCTATTGGTGATGGGGCAAATGATGTTGGCATGCTTCAGGAGGCTGATATTGGAGTTGGTATCAGTGGTGCTGAAGGGATGCAGGTCTGAAGATATTGTTATTAGCCTATTCCAGTtatttctatattcaaatttatggCAAACGATCTTATATGAGATAATAACTTCTTGATGATGTGCTAAATAAGAGTTTTTTAATCTTAACATGTCTTTATGTTCTTAACTCTTTTGTGCTGCTTAGCATGTGGTCTTATTATGTCATTGCATttgaattatttcaaattatggAGAAATTCACTTGAGCATAATCAACCAAGCTGTCAGACCAACATGCATGCAACATAAGTTATCTGTAATAGAGTTTTTAGAAATGACTATTTTTACGAAACTGTGTTCATGTGCAAAACCCAATGAAATGTTTTATGACAATCAAACGCCACGTAGGTAGTAGGTAGTGCCTAAACTCAGAAAATTCAGCATTGTGATGAAGttagttttaattttctgaATGTACATGCCATTTGTTTTGTATGATAAGCTAATGATGAATTGAGTTTAAATGACAGGGTCCCAATTTTTGATATTTGTGAATAAATGTTGTCTGCAGGCTGTAATGGCAAGTGATTTTGCAATTGCTCAATTCCGGTTTCTAGAGCGTCTTTTGTTGGTACATGGTCATTGGTGTTATCGGCGTATATCAATGATGGTAAAACCATCCATCCATCTATTTCTCAATCTTAAAGATTTAGTGTTCACCTACTCAATGCTTTCACAATTCAACTTTAGTTTCCTCAATGTTCTGAGGTTACAGAAAAGAGAGAATAACAACATTCAAGAAGTAAtctaaaagatagaaaaaaaactttatttgattatttgaaaaCTAGTTTTACAAGAAGTTCTAGTTGCTTCTTATATAGAAGTCTGTTAACTTAAGAAAGAGACAGCTgtccacaaaaaaaaattgctgCTGATaagttgttgaatttttttatgcagatatgctattttttctataaaaacatTGCATTTGGATTTACCCTTTTTTGGTTTGAGGCGTATGCTTCTTTCTCTGGTCAAGCTGCTTACAATGATTGGTACATGTCATTTTACAATGTCTTCTTCACTTCACTTCCAGTGATCGCTCTAGGTGTTTTTGATCAAGATGTTTCTGCCAAACTTTGCCTAAAGGTACTATATATATTGctttttttaaatttgcttTTAAAGGATATTTAAGAACCAGCAGATAGCCATATATGATTCTTCTTCTTAGAAGACAAGAACTCTGCATTTTTTTCTCTAGGGTGTTTATATTACCAGTTTATCTTGGTCCTTTTTTGATTAATTATGCTACTATTTCACTAAACTAGCTTGTATGTCAAtagcttttttattttgtgaaaaaaaataactatttacaCTCAAtgtcaattggttttaagatgAAATCTAACTTCTCAATAGAGCCTATATAGTATCTCTGTGTACTACCTAGGCATTCCTGGAATGAAAACTTCACTTGCTACAAGTTGATTTTAAGCATTATGGTGGCACTATAGTAGTTGTATAGAAACATTGATTTTAGGATTAAATCTAGCTAACACATTAGACTGTAAAATTCTAATGCTATTGTATGGTTGACATGTCTACTGATTTCTCTTGTGGTTcttgattttaaataatgatgaGTTGAAAGCCAAGATTCTGTGCTAACCAATAATCATATGGTCTGTTTTACAGTATCCCTTTTTATATCTAGAGGGAGTAGAAGACACCCTATTCAGCTGGCCCCGAATTCTAGGGTGGATGTTGAATGGAGTCCTTAGTTCTTTAGTGATATTCTTCTTAACCACTAATTCTGTGTTGAATCAAGCCTTCAGAAGAGATGGTAAGGTGGTTGATTTTGAAATACTTGGGGTCACAATGTATACATGTGTGGTGTGGACTGTGAATTGCCAAATGGCATTATCCATCAATTACTTTACTTGgatacaacatttttttatatggggCAGCATAGCCTTCTGGTATGTATTTGTGTTGGTCTATGGTTACTTATCTCCAGGAATATCGACAACATCTTACAAGGTTTTTGTGGAAGCATGTGCTCCCAGTGGTCTCTATTGGCTAGTAACCCTTTTGGTTGTTGTGTGTGTGCTGCTACCTTATTTCTCCTATAGGTCTTTCCAAAGTCGGTTTCTTCCAATGTACCATGATATTATACAGAGAAAACAAGTAGAAGGGATTGAAATTGGCTTATCTGATGATGATTTACCTAAACAGGTCCAAGGAAAACTAATACACCTCAGAGAGAGATTGAAGCAAAGGGAGCTGTGAAATGTAAATGCTTCTAAACATACATTCTTAGACCCTTGAAATTGTATTTGATTTCTTGCTGAGCTGGGAAGGAGAATTGAAGTAGTGAGAATTGtcattagattttaatttttatatttttccttttctttattggGTTTCCATTTGTTTATAAAGTTAGAAGAGGAGAATTTGTGTAGTAGTCACTTGATGTAGATTAGCTATGTAAAAGCTTGAGTATTTGTTGTACCGAAAACGGTCCATGTATTTGTTAATGGAAGAAGCAATAGatgttttacaatatattttatacgtAAATGCTCTTTATTATCTGAGGGAAGTTCCAAAAACAACTAGAAACATGACTTCAAGTGGACTTAAAGTTCATGATACTTAAAAGagatatttgttttatgttttcattgTAAATATCATGAAAACCATTAATACcacttatttaaattaacaatcTTAGAGGGAGTAAGATGACATTCAATTAGCAACTCAATCTTGATCTACTAAACAAgtagattaaaataattcttgGAAATTGTTTTTGTAAGATGGTGACTTCAACTCTCCAACTCTCAATGTCTTTACAATTTAAAGATATATATGAAAGGACGTATACAGTTATTCACTAATACCGTATCATGAACATTGTATATCATATCCTTATCATTTGGTTAAAGATAGCACAtaaaatgttttagttttttttttccttttatttttcactgCTGAATTGTCATTCTCAGACATCCATTCATGGATTACAGCTGTGAACATTTTTATGATCAGAAAGGCTCAACAATTATTCCTTCACTGGGTCCCACAACCCGCTTTCCATTTCAGGATTTCATACTTTCATTCATCACAGCCGTTGAATGAATATCTAACTGCTCACAACTTATATTCCTTAGTCAGCTAATTACTGATTTCATCGGTACAGCTTCTCTTCACTGAATTACAGTTCGTAAACTTCGATTTCAAATTACACACTTGCATTCACCATTTTCCAACTCCTACAATGGCAGCAGAACTTGTTGGTGGTGCTCTTCTTTCCGCTTTTCTTCAGGTTGCATTCGACAGGCTGGCTTCTCCTCAATTCGTTGACTTCTTTCGTCGAAGAAAACTTGATGATAAGCTTCTCGGAAACTTGAACATCATGCTGCACTCCATCAATGCTCTCGCTCATGATGCAGAACAGAAGCAGTTCACAGATCCACACGTTAAAGCATGGCTTTTTTCTGTNNNNNNNNNNNNNNNNNNNNNNNNNNNNNNNNNNNNNNNNNNNNNNNNNNNNNNNNNNNNNNNNNCAAGTGGAAGCTCAATCCGAACCTCAAACCTTTACTTACAAGGTATCAAATTTCTTCAACTCTACTTTCAATTCctttaacaagaaaattgaatcAGAAATGAAAGAAGTCCTAGAAAAACTAGAATATCTTGCAAAGCAAAAGGGTGCTCTTGGTTTGAAAGAGGATACTTATTCTGGTGATAGATCAGGTATTAAAGTGTCACAGAAATTGCCATCATCTTCTTTGGTGGTTGAAAGTATTATTTATGGCAGAGATGCTGACAaagaaattatctttaattGGCTCACATCTGAGACCCACAATCAAAACCTATCCATACTTTCCATAGTGGGCATGGGTGGATTGGGTAAGACCACACTCGCCCAGCATGTATACAATGACCAAAGAATGGAGACTAAATTTGATATAAGAGCTTGGGTGTGTGTTTCCGATCATTTTGATGTTTTTACAGTGACAAAAACAATTCTTGAGGCAATTACTAAATCTAAAGATGATAGCGGAGACCTAGAAATGGTTCATGGAAGATTGAAAGGAAAAGTATCTGGAAAGaaatttcttcttgttttggATGATGTTTGGAACGAAAAGCTAGAAGAATGGGAAGCTGTGCGAACTCCTCTTAGCTATGGGGCTCCAGGAAGTAGAATTCTTGTCACAACACGTATTGAGAAAGTAGCTTCTAACATGAGATCTGAAGTGCATCACCTAAAGCAATTAGAAGAGAATGAATGCTGGAAAGTTTTTAACAAACAAGCTTTGAAAGATGATGATCTTGAATTAAATGATGAGAAAAAGGAGATTGGTAGAAGGATAGTTGAGAAGTGTAAAGGATTACCTCTTGCTTTGAAAACAATTGGAAGTCTTCTCCGCACAAAGTCATCCATTTTAGATTGGAAGAGCGTATTGGAAAGCCACATATGGGACTTATCGAAAGAAGTTGAAATTATGCCTGCTTTGTTATTGAGTTATCAGCACCTTCCTTCTCACCTCAAGAGATGCTTTGCTTACTGTGCGTTATTTCCAAAAGATCATGAGTTTCTGAAGGaggaattaattttgttttggatgGGTGAAGGTTTTCTCTACCATTCTCAACAGAACAAGAATTTACTAGAAATTGGTGAACAATATTTCGATGATTTATTAACGAGGTCTTTCTTTTTTCCATCAAACTTCGAATTGCACTTCGTCATGCATGACCTTCTGAATGATTTGGCAAAATATGTTTGTGCAGACTTCTGTTTCAGGTTGAAATTTGATAAAGGAAATTGTATACCCAAAATAACCCGTCATTTTTCATTTGCATACGATGATATAAGatattttgatagttttggGAGTTTAACTGATGCTAAAAGACTGCGTTCATTTGTTCAGATTACAAATGACTGTCTATTTCCAGGTCTTCCTGGTCCATTCGAGATTTTGATTAGTGAAGTGTTCTCCAAGTTGAAGTTTTTACATGTCTTATCTTTGAAAGGGTATTATGGACTCAAAGAGGTCCCAGATTCTGTAGGTAATCTTAAACATCTCCATTTATTGGACCTTTCTAGTACTAGGATACAAAAACTACCTGACTCAGTAGGTTTGCTCTATAACTTGCTAATATTGAGGTTGAATGGTTGTTCAAATTTGAAGGAATTGCCTTCAAGTTTGCATAAACTCACCAAATTGCGTTGCCTAGAATTTGAACGTACAGGGGTGACAAAGATGCCAATGCATTTTGCAGAATTGAAGAATCTTCATGTACTGAATATGTTTTGTGTCGGTAGAAACAGTGAGTTCAGTACTAAGCAGCTAGGAGGAATCAACCTTCATGGAAGGCTATCAATTAATGAGCTGCAAAATATTGTGAATCCTTCGGATGCATTAGaagcaaatttgaaaaataaacacGTTGTGGAGCTAAATTTAATATGGAATTCGAATCACATCCCTAATGATCcaaggaaagagaagaaagtgCTTGAGAATCTACAACCTTCTAATCAGTTGGAGCGTTTTTCAATCAGGAGCTATTGTGGTACACAATTCCCAAGTTGGGTATTTGATAATTCGTTATCAAATTTGGTATCCTTAGAGTTAAAGGATTGTAAATATTGCCTATGTTTGCCTCCCCTTGGACTATTGTCATCTCTGAAGACCCTCGAGATTACAGGACTTGATGGAATAGTGAGCATTGGTGCTGAATTTTATGGGAGCAACTCTTCTTCATTCAAGTGCTTGGAAAGATTGCTATTCTTCAAGATGAAGGAATGGGAAGAATGGGAATGTAAAACTACTTCTTTTCCACGTCTTGAACAACTTGTTATCCATGATTGTCCCAAGTTGGAAGGTTTGTCAGAGCAACTTCTTCATTTAAAGGACCTATCTATTGAGACATGTGATAGCCTCATCATCAGGGAACACAACGTAGACACATCAACACTTGAATGTTTGAAAACTTACTCATGCCCACTTGTGAATATTCCCATGACCCATTATGATTTCCTTCAAGATATGACAATTGTTGGTGGTTGTGACTCTCTTACAATCTTTCAGCTAGATTTATTTCCAATGCTCGGTTCACTTCATCTGGGACGATGCCAAAACCTACAAAGAATTTCACAAGTGCATGCTCATAATAATCTCAAGGAAATGTCAATCTATGAATGTCCTCGATTTGAATCATTTCCCAATGAAGGATTATCTGCACCATTGGTACAAATAATTGACATTAGGCAAGTGGAGAATTTAATGTTGTTGCCAAAACGCATGCAAATCCTGCTTTCATCTCTTACTGAACTGAAGATAATTGATTGTCCAAAAGTGGAGAAGTTTCCAGACGAAGGTTTGCCATCAAAGGTAAAAGACATGTCTCTTTCAAGTTTAAAACTTATCGCCTCTCTGCGAGAGAACTTGGATGTCAACACATGTCTTGAAAGCTTATCTATTGAATCTCTTGATGTGGAGTCTTTTCCTGACAATGTTTTGCTGCCACCTTCTCTTACCTCTTTAAGAATCATTCATTGCCAAAATCTCAAAAAGCTAGACTACAAGCTTCTCTATCACCTCTCCTCTCTCGAACTTGGTGATTGTCCTAACCTCCAATGCTTACCTGAGGAGGGTTTGCCCAAATCCATCTCTTATCTTGACATTTGGCGCTGTCCATTGCTCGAGCAGCGTTGTCAGAAGCCAGAAGGCAAAGATTGGATAAAGATTGCTCACATTGAAAATCTAAGTGTTGGGTAATAAGATggaaaaaaaagttcaaaattagaTGTTCATCTGCTAACAGCTTCCTCTCACACCTAATTGCATGGCTTCGACAAACtctttcttgtttttagttgttttttctattaaagTGGAATCAGATCTcttattttggaattttatttatttgtttgaataatgaaaaaaaataaaagatggattttttatatattacaaatcaTTATTCGTGGAATGATAAGATGAAAGACCGGTTGGTTTGAAGAAATTGCATAGttggtcttttatttataa
Coding sequences:
- the LOC106753594 gene encoding putative disease resistance RPP13-like protein 1; this encodes MAAELVGGALLSAFLQVAFDRLASPQFVDFFRRRKLDDKLLGNLNIMLHSINALAHDAEQKQFTDPHVKAWLFSVXEAQSEPQTFTYKVSNFFNSTFNSFNKKIESEMKEVLEKLEYLAKQKGALGLKEDTYSGDRSGIKVSQKLPSSSLVVESIIYGRDADKEIIFNWLTSETHNQNLSILSIVGMGGLGKTTLAQHVYNDQRMETKFDIRAWVCVSDHFDVFTVTKTILEAITKSKDDSGDLEMVHGRLKGKVSGKKFLLVLDDVWNEKLEEWEAVRTPLSYGAPGSRILVTTRIEKVASNMRSEVHHLKQLEENECWKVFNKQALKDDDLELNDEKKEIGRRIVEKCKGLPLALKTIGSLLRTKSSILDWKSVLESHIWDLSKEVEIMPALLLSYQHLPSHLKRCFAYCALFPKDHEFLKEELILFWMGEGFLYHSQQNKNLLEIGEQYFDDLLTRSFFFPSNFELHFVMHDLLNDLAKYVCADFCFRLKFDKGNCIPKITRHFSFAYDDIRYFDSFGSLTDAKRLRSFVQITNDCLFPGLPGPFEILISEVFSKLKFLHVLSLKGYYGLKEVPDSVGNLKHLHLLDLSSTRIQKLPDSVGLLYNLLILRLNGCSNLKELPSSLHKLTKLRCLEFERTGVTKMPMHFAELKNLHVLNMFCVGRNSEFSTKQLGGINLHGRLSINELQNIVNPSDALEANLKNKHVVELNLIWNSNHIPNDPRKEKKVLENLQPSNQLERFSIRSYCGTQFPSWVFDNSLSNLVSLELKDCKYCLCLPPLGLLSSLKTLEITGLDGIVSIGAEFYGSNSSSFKCLERLLFFKMKEWEEWECKTTSFPRLEQLVIHDCPKLEGLSEQLLHLKDLSIETCDSLIIREHNVDTSTLECLKTYSCPLVNIPMTHYDFLQDMTIVGGCDSLTIFQLDLFPMLGSLHLGRCQNLQRISQVHAHNNLKEMSIYECPRFESFPNEGLSAPLVQIIDIRQVENLMLLPKRMQILLSSLTELKIIDCPKVEKFPDEGLPSKVKDMSLSSLKLIASLRENLDVNTCLESLSIESLDVESFPDNVLLPPSLTSLRIIHCQNLKKLDYKLLYHLSSLELGDCPNLQCLPEEGLPKSISYLDIWRCPLLEQRCQKPEGKDWIKIAHIENLSVG